From a single Pelmatolapia mariae isolate MD_Pm_ZW linkage group LG20, Pm_UMD_F_2, whole genome shotgun sequence genomic region:
- the zmp:0000000926 gene encoding ataxin-1-like, with translation MNPSPDRGKECLPPKKRESRQGSAEHHIPLDEFKPPVPLRSRSSIGRGEASERDRVQANPNPHLLHTPPPLPAPIPGLPVPIPWTLSYSPTVSLPLFTGQVSERRGSGSPAWRDDPLSSSLPHHSRWLRGEVPLSLPPSPSSSSTSSFKTPFPASPREMWSYINSGRRDYSSSLFSHSYLFGHHPLYSQEPSLVEVRPRYLGKRPNGLDGSGSRTASASRPLLTGDYGNDSSRARLDISPHSSHANGGRRQQEDLTTRIHSGGPFLSDSQAQGAAEPHSSLQDRHLPGIVKTSSNLLSLSPHPLGPDSRASRGGLLDHLGATPAETQIIYSLGSACPSSPQAQTYPLYSSSGTNLYSLHREPGPRQHNLRNSPHSPLGLPNSHDRPQRDQDRDQERDKVTQRERERSTDKEKQKQSQYDKDQERDSERERRRDRERDRGRELSPSHHHPSPPALLPHFTKGSLIELASGRLKRVEELRTEDFLRSADTSPEFHLSTCTVLQISPSSTQGFSHLHVHLTDRNTQELLKVLVEYPFFVQDRGWSSCCPQRTTQLYSLPCRQLTEGDVCLALTPTPTHRTHTRTSSRAHRTQLPSRAAAESSSSHREEMPPPPPPPPLPQHPHPTVPAPPSALAREPLAKDQQRPRKRRWSAPDTLPSTRTDESLLDLPHGSKLMKWQ, from the exons ATGAATCCCAGCCCTGACCGCGGCAAAGAGTGCCTCCCTCCGAAGAAGAGGGAGTCTCGCCAAGGATCAGCAGAACACCACATCCCCCTGGATGAGTTTAAACCCCCTGTACCTCTGCGGAGTCGATCCAGTATAGGGAGAGGAGAAGCCAGTGAAAGGGACCGTGTCCAGGCAAATCCGAACCCGCATCTCCTACATACTCCTCCACCCCTTCCTGCTCCAATACCAGGCCTCCCTGTGCCCATACCATGGACCCTAAGCTATTCACCCACTGTTTCTCTTCCGCTCTTCACAGGGCAGGTCAGCGAAAGGAGGGGCTCAGGATCACCCGCTTGGAGAGATGATCCTCTTTCCTCATCCCTGCCCCATCACTCCAGGTGGCTCAGAGGGGAGGTTCCCCTTTCTCTGCCACCTTCTCCATCATCCTCCTCTACTTCATCCTTTAAGACTCCCTTCCCAGCCAGTCCCAGAGAGATGTGGTCCTATATTAACAGCGGTCGGCGGGACTATAGCTCCTCTCTCTTTTCCCATTCATACCTGTTTGGCCACCACCCTCTCTACTCCCAAGAACCAAGCTTAGTTGAAGTGAGACCCAGGTACTTGGGAAAGCGGCCCAATGGCCTGGATGGGTCGGGCAGCAGGACTGCCTCAGCCTCCAGGCCTCTGCTCACGGGAGACTATGGGAATGATAGCAGCAGAGCCAGGCTTGATATTAGTCCACACAGCTCCCATGCCAATGGTGGACGGCGACAGCAGGAGGATCTAACAACACGTATCCATTCTGGAGGGCCATTTTTGTCAGACTCTCAAGCTCAGGGGGCCGCTGAGCCACATTCCTCACTGCAGGATAGACATCTGCCTGGAATAGTTAAGACCAGCTCCAATTTGCTTTCTCTCAGTCCCCATCCTCTTGGACCAGACTCCAGGGCAAGTAGAGGGGGACTATTGGATCACCTAGGGGCCACACCAGCTGAAACCCAAATCATCTACTCCTTGGGATCGGCATGTCCCTCCAGCCCTCAGGCTCAAACCTATCCACTCTACAGCTCCTCAGGAACAAATCTTTACAGCCTGCACAGGGAGCCAGGCCCCAGACAGCACAACTTAAGGAACTCACCACACTCACCACTGGGTCTACCTAACAGCCATGACAGGCCACAAAGAGACCAGGACAGAGACCAAGAAAGAGACAAGGTCACACAAAGGGAGAGGGAGCGCAGtacagataaagaaaaacagaaacaatcaCAGTATGACAAAGACCAAGAAAGAGACAGTGAGCGTGAGAGACGACGggacagagaaagagacagagggagagagttgTCTCCTTCCCATCATCACCCATCTCCCCCTGCACTCCTACCTCACTTCACCAAGGGTTCTTTGATTGAGCTAGCCAGCGGGCGATTGAAGCGGGTGGAGGAGCTGAGGACTGAGGACTTCCTGAGGAGTGCAGATACCTCCCCAGAATTCCACCTCAGCACCTGCACTGTCCTGCAGATTTCCCCCAGTAGTACACAAGGCTTCAGTCACCTGCATGTCCATCTCACAGACCGCAACACTCAG GAGTTACTGAAGGTCTTGGTGGAGTATCCGTTCTTTGTGCAAGACAGAGGCTGGTCTTCTTGCTGTCCCCAGAGAACCACACAGCTGTACAGCCTGCCCTGCCGCCAGCTCACAGAGGGTGATGTCTGCTTGGCCCTCACCCCCACCCCAACCCATCGGACACACACTCGTACCAGCTCCAGGGCCCATCGCACGCAACTACCCTCGAGGGCTGCAGCAGAGTCCAGCAGTTCGCACAGGGAGGAGAtgccaccaccacctcctcctccccctctgcCTCAACACCCACATCCAACCGTGCCGGCCCCTCCAAGCGCTCTGGCCCGAGAGCCCTTGGCTAAGGACCAGCAGCGCCCACGCAAACGGCGCTGGTCTGCCCCAGACACCCTTCCCTCAACCAGAACTGATGAAAGCCTCCTGGATTTACCTCATGGCTCCAAGCTAATGAAGTGGCAGTAG
- the irf10 gene encoding interferon regulatory factor 10, which produces MDDGAKLHLKEWLIVQIESGEYEGLCWEDENKTMFRIPWKHAAKKDYKQTEDAALFKAWAVYKGKYREGRDKADPTMWKTRLRCALNKSTDFQEVPERNQLDITEPYKVYRIQHDNSQSRPAESIQIKDQVMHHAKRSPRTPVYLDKLPQNKKESFQGDKEEKILTENLMREHMYCELVEKHQNQAPAPIAFFNPTLAISDFRMQVMLVYQGQIVMKVTTRSPDGCFILQGHVPLGNEKIYGPCTAQQLSFPSPGSVCQPPTMAEAMNRLLCHLERGVLLWVAPDGVFIKRFCQGRVYWSGPMAQHTDKPNKLEREKTFKLLDIPTFLNGLQNCLQGRGPTPSYEIELCFGEEYPDPNVPKTKKLIMAQVVPLFAVELLQRFNLAETEEKPLTITSNTAGEKM; this is translated from the exons ATGGATGACGGGGCTAAGTTGCACCTGAAAGAGTGGCTCATAGTCCAGATAGAGAGTGGGGAATATGAAGGACTTTGCTGGGAGGATGAGAACAAAACTATGTTCAGGATACCGTGGAAGCACGCAGCCAAGAAGGACTACAAACAGACGGAAGATGCGGCGTTGTTCAAG GCTTGGGCTGTGTACAAGGGCAAATATAGAGAGGGCAGGGACAAAGCTGATCCCACCATGTGGAAGACTCGTCTACGCTGTGCACTTAACAAAAGCACAGACTTCCAGGAAGTCCCTGAACGCAACCAGCTAGATATCACGGAGCCATACAAGGTCTATCGCATCCAACATGATAACAGCCAATCTAGGCCAGCAG AGTCTATTCAAATAAAGGATCAAGTGATGCACCATGCCAAGAGGTCTCCAAGGACCCCCGTTTATCTGGACAAATTG ccccaaaataaaaaagaatccTTTCAaggagacaaagaagaaaaaatattaacTG aAAACCTGATGAGGGAGCACATGTACTGTGAGTTAGtggaaaaacatcaaaaccAGGCCCCTGCACCTATAGCCTTCTTTAATCCTACACTTGCTATATCAG ACTTCCGTATGCAGGTGATGTTGGTGTATCAGGGCCAGATAGTGATGAAAGTGACCACCAGGAGTCCAGATGGGTGTTTTATCCTGCAGGGACATGTTCCTTTAGGAAATGAGAAGATTTACGGACCCTGCACTGCCCAACAGCTTTCTTTCCCTTCCCCGGGCTCTGTATGCCAGCCACCCACTATGGCTGAAGCAATGAATCGCCTTCTTTGTCACCTGGAAAGAGGTGTTCTATTATGGGTGGCCCCAGATGGAGTGTTTATCAAGAGATTCTGCCAGGGCAGAGTGTACTGGAGCGGCCCCATGGCCCAACACACCGACAAACCCAACAAACTGGAGCGAGAAAAAACCTTCAAACTGCTTGATATACCCACATTTCTCAATG GTCTCCAGAACTGTCTACAGGGGAGGGGGCCTACACCCTCTTATGAGATTGAGCTCTGCTTTGGAGAGGAATATCCAGACCCCAATGTACCTAAAACCAAGAAGCTGATCATGGCTCAG GTGGTTCCCTTGTTTGCAGTGGAGCTATTGCAGAGGTTCAATTTGGCAGAAACTGAAGAGAAGCCTCTGACCATCACCTCCAACACAGCGGGAGAGAAGATGTAG